From Triticum urartu cultivar G1812 chromosome 2, Tu2.1, whole genome shotgun sequence, a single genomic window includes:
- the LOC125537890 gene encoding probable DNA primase large subunit — MEIVRSQRQLAAAAAAASGGGSGAGALPTYRVAPQLEVRLEEFELFAIDRLRVLKGISDGLSRGKRPEEMEKLVSELWKAHMRHQDPAEALNKDIISHFVLRLVYCRTEELRKWFLSMENTLFRYRFRLESPESQRLLMSEFQLPYKALPHSEFEAVKDKLSQVARSIGQSASVESVFFKVPFEEVPDLVASRRVFLSKGYAYVAMSQVVSLVVTQFRCNISKALVLTNRKWTATIKEQEKDRLTPIVEALSNAYFGPDYSQPNDATEISPKDIDQLARTSFPLCMRHMLEKLRENHHLKHGGRMQFGLFLKGAGLKLEDALTFWRSEFSQKVGSERFDKEYAYSIRHNYGKEGKRTDYTSYSCQKIISATPGVGDHHGCPYRHFGEENLRAALNNMGVGGNALEGILDKVKNRHYQLACTMTFEATHGVSCDTGINHPNQYFSESQKVLQAKNQTVQSQLST; from the exons ATGGAAATCGTGCGATCCCAACGGcagctcgcggcggcggccgcAGCCGCCAGCGGCGGAGGCAGCGGCGCGGGGGCCCTGCCAACGTACCGTGTGGCGCCGCAGCTGGAGGTGCGGCTGGAGGAGTTCGAGCTCTTCGCCATCGACCGCCTGCGAG TCCTGAAGGGGATCTCGGATGGGCTATCGCGGGGGAAGAGGCCAGAGGAGATGGAGAAACTG GTAAGTGAATTGTGGAAGGCACATATGAGGCACCAGGATCCAGCAGAGGCTTTGAACAAGGACATAATATCTCACTTTGTGCTCCGTCTTGTATACTGCAGAAC GGAGGAATTGCGTAAGTGGTTTCTCTCCATGGAAAATACACTGTTTCGGTATCGCTTTCGTCTCGAGAGTCCTGAATCACAg AGGCTTCTTATGAGTGAGTTTCAGCTTCCATACAAAGCATTGCCACACTCGGAATTCGAG GCTGTGAAAGATAAGTTAAGCCAAGTTGCACGTTCCATTGGTCAATCGGCAAGCG TTGAATCTGTGTTCTTCAAG GTACCTTTTGAAGAAGTTCCAGATCTTGTTGCCAGCCGCCGAGTATTCCTTTCAAAGGGCTATGCTTATGTTGCGATGAGTCAG GTGGTTTCACTTGTGGTAACCCAGTTCCGCTGCAATATCTCAAAGGCACTTGTTTTAACAAATAG GAAATGGACTGCGACCATTAAGGAACAAGAAAAGGACAGGTTGACTCCT ATTGTTGAGGCGTTAAGCAATGCATATTTTGGACCTGATTACTCTCAG CCAAATGATGCTACCGAGATTTCGCCGAAGGATATTGATCAACTGGCTAGAACTTCTTTCCCTCTTTGTATGCGCCATATGCTAGAGAAG TTGAGAGAAAACCATCATCTCAAACACGGGGGTAGAATGCAGTTTGGTCTTTTCCTCAAG GGTGCTGGGCTAAAGCTGGAGGATGCTCTCACATTTTGGAGATCGGAATTCTCTCAGAAG GTTGGCTCTGAGCGAtttgacaaggaatatgcatataGTATCAGACACAATTATGGAAAAGAAGGAAAACGAACG GATTACACTTCATATTCATGTCAAAAGATCATCTCCGCTACACCTGGTGTTGGTGATCATCATGGTTGCCCTTATCGACATTTTGG TGAAGAGAACCTGAGAGCAGCTCTCAACAATATGGGTGTCGGTGGAAATGCTTTGGAAGGGATACTCGATAAAGTGAAGAACAGGCATTATCAG CTAGCTTGCACAATGACTTTTGAGGCAACTCATGGTGTCTCATGTGATACCGGAATCAATCATCCTAATCAGTATTTCAGCGAAAGCCAGAAAGTCTTGCAAGCTAAG AACCAAACAGTACAGAGTCAGTTATCGACCTAA